One window of the Gambusia affinis linkage group LG01, SWU_Gaff_1.0, whole genome shotgun sequence genome contains the following:
- the gpkow gene encoding G-patch domain and KOW motifs-containing protein has product MHRSRSFPLQTKMASHGEDTIASKAVISDEQTERKTAAVSFGFTKTAHKFKPTAKIEKDYLTGIDRNELQSSKPTEKPKELIIPLIQKNRWSRAGQRGDGNGKPEAAEQDGDSVESQAVKELIEDSRRQLELWENGPQTEGSLNLSIPLLMQNKMPEGFEDGDRVKVDLRPESSTEADYESVPVEAYGLAMLKGMGWKKGEGIGRTFKQDVKPIEHQLRPKGLGLGADRSAIKDLEPGKRQRPPKPGEEQSKQEELAMAPGGCVLVGSGAHKDLYGKIEGVDADNARVVVKLAIGGKTVTLSQYGVKLVERKEYEKYSKDLSRLSKAHKEKEKEKEKERQRLEEKEKSSSSDKVKHKSSEREEGKDERKRKHRESSQDRDKPPVKEARQASAPPSWLQRDLKVRFIDKAFKGGQYYNSKMRVEDVLTPFTCVCRTEEGRLLDDVKQNMLETIVPKGEYDAVMVVLGEHRGQVGRILQRDKNKCRAMVQLERYEEKLFTLDYDSICHYVGASDY; this is encoded by the exons ATGCACCGTTCTCGTTCATTTCCTCTACAAACAAAAATGGCATCGCACGGAGAAGATACGATTGCTAGCAAAGCTGTTATTTCAGATgagcaaacagagagaaaaacagcgGCAGTCTCATTTGGTTTCACTAAAACTGCTCATAAATTTAAACCGACTGCTAAAATTGAAAAAGATTATTTGACCGGAATTGACAGGAATGAATTACAGAG TTCAAAACCAACAGAGAAGCCCAAGGAGCTCATCATCCCCCTGATCCAGAAGAACCGCTGGAGCCGAGCGGGGCAGCGCGGGGATGGGAACGGGAAGCCGGAGGCAGCGGAGCAGGATGGGGATTCTGTGGAGTCTCAGGCTGTGAAAGAGCTGATCGAAG ATTCACGAAGGCAGCTTGAACTGTGGGAGAATGGGCCTCAGACAGAGGGGAGCCTCAACCTCTCCATCCCACTgctgatgcaaaacaaaatgccagAGGGCTTTGAGGATGGAGACCGTGTCAAGGTGGACCTGCGGCCTGAATCT tCGACGGAGGCAGACTATGAGAGCGTTCCTGTTGAGGCTTATGGACTCGCTATGCTGAAAGGAATGGGCTGGAAGAAAGGAGAGGGAATCGGACGGACATTTAAACA AGACGTGAAGCCAATCGAACATCAGCTCCGTCCTAAAGGCCTGGGCCTCGGCGCCGATCGATCGGCCATAAAGGATCTGGAGCCCGGCAAGCGCCAGCGTCCGCCGAAGCCGGGCGAGGAGCAAAGCAAGCAGGAGGAGCTGGCGATGGCTCCTGGAGGCTGCGTTCTGGTGGGATCCGGGGCCCACAAGGACCTTTACGGCAAA ATTGAAGGCGTAGACGCAGACAACGCTCGAGTCGTGGTAAAGCTCGCCATCGGCGGAAAGACGGTGACACTCAGCCAGTACGGAGTTAAACTGGTCGAGAGGAAAGAATACGAGAAATACAGCAAAGACCTCA GCCGGCTCAGTAAGGCCcacaaagaaaaggagaaggagaaggagaaggagcgACAGAGGcttgaggagaaagaaaagagcagcAGTAGTGACAAAGTCAAACACAAGTCATCTGAAAGGGAGGAAGGAAAAGacgagaggaagaggaaacacagagaatCAAGTCAAGATCG AGATAAGCCACCAGTGAAAGAAGCGCGGCAGGCTTCAGCTCCTCCCTCCTGGCTCCAGAGGGACCTGAAAGTCCGCTTCATAGACAAGGCGTTTAAAGGCGGCCAGTACTACAACTCAAAG ATGCGAGTGGAGGATGTCCTGACGCCGTTTACCTGCGTGTGTCGAACTGAAGAGGGAAGACTGCTAGACG ATGTGAAGCAGAACATGCTGGAAACCATCGTCCCAAAAGGAGAGTACGACGCTGTGATGGTGGTCCTGGGCGAGCACAGAGGACAG GTCGGCCGTATTCTTCAGCGGGATAAGAACAAATGCAGAGCGATGGTGCAGCTCGAGAGATACGAGGAGAAATTATTCACTCTGGATTACGACTCCATTTGTCACTATGTGGGAGCCTCAGATTACTAA